The nucleotide sequence AGATCGCGAACCGGCCGTCCTGCAGGCCCTCGACCAGATGGATCTCCCACAGGGGGCGATGGCGGTCGAGCAGGGTGCTGTGCCACCGTCCGGTCAGCTCCAGCAGCTCGCGGATCCGGCCGGGCTGGGGCAGTGCCGAATGGCGGAAGTGGTAGTCGAGTTCGAGGTCGGTGTCGGTCGACCAGGCGAGGTGGCCGGCGGTGTTCACCGGCCGGGCGGGACGGCGCCGGAACACCGAGCGCATGTTGTCGGAATCGAGCAGGCTCTTGCGGACGTCACGCAGGTAGTCGGGGCCGGCGCCCTCGGGTTTCTTGAACAGTTGCAACCCACCGACGTGCATCGGATGTTCGCGCGTCTCCACGAGAAGGAACATCGAGTCGGTCACGGGCATGAACGGCATCGTCGGACCACCTTCCGCGCGGCGGCGTGCGGACACGCCGGGTGCCAGAGTCTACGCACACCGAAACCACCTTCTCACGCTTTAGGGTGGCTCACATGACGATCCCGACCGATCCGCAGACGGGTGAGTTCCGCCGGTCCGCCAACCATTTCGACGCGCGTGTCACCGCCGACGGCCGCGACGGCTGGCCGGTGGAGGCGGGGAGATACCGGCTGGTGGTCAGCCGGGCCTGTCCCTGGGCCAGCCGGGGCCTGGTCGTCCGGCGGTTGCTCGGTCTCGAATCCGCGCTGAGCGTGGCCGTCGCCGACCCGATCCAGGACGAGAAGAGCTGGCGGTTCACCCTCGATCCCGATGACCGGGATCCGGTACTCGGCATCAAGTACCTGGCCGAGGCCTATCACGCCGCGGATCCGCACTACATGGGCGGGATCAGCGTTCCGGCCATTGTGGACATTCCGAGCAAACGGCTGGTGAGTAACGACTATCCGCGGATCACCCTCGATCTGTCCACCGAATGGACCAGCCTCCACCGGCCCGGCGCGCCCGACCTCTACCCTGAGCGACTTCGTGACGAGATCGACGCCGTCAACGCGGGGGTCTACGCCGACGTCAACGCCGCCGTGTACCAAGCCGGGTTCGCGACCAGACAGGCCGCGTACGAGGACGCGTACACCCGGCTCTTCGCCATGCTGGACGTGCTTTCCGAGCGGCTGGAAGAGCAGCGCTACCTCGTCGGTGACACGATCACCGAAGCGGACATCCGGTTGTTCACCACGCTCGTCCGCTTCGACGCCGTCTACCACGGGCACTTCAAGTGCAATCGGAACAAACTGACCGAAATGCCGGTGCTGTGGGCCTATGCCCGTGACCTCTTCCAGACGCCGGGCTTCGGTGACACCGTCGACTTCGACCACATCAAGCGGCACTACCACGCGGTGCACGAGCAGGTGAACCCGACGCGGATCGTCCCCTTGGGACCGGACCTGTCCGGCTGGACGACGCCGCATCACCGGGAGCAGCTGGGCGGGCGCCCGTTCGGCGACGGCACGCCGCCGGGACCGCCGCCCGAGGACGAACGGATCGGGGACCCGCATGGAGCCACTTCCTGAACGCACCGACGTCGTCGTGATCGGCGGCGGCATCATCGGGGTCAGCTGCGCGTACCGGCTCGCCGCCGCCGGGGTCTCGGTCCTGCTGGTCGAACGCGACATCCTGGGCGCGGGCTCGACGGCGAAGGCGGCGGGCGGGATCCGGTCGTCGTTCACCACCCGGGTCAACATCGAGATCGGGCTGCGCGGGCTGGCCGAGTACGCCTCCTTCGCCGAAACGTACGGGACCGAGATCGATTTCCGCCGCGACGGCTACCTGTACCTGGTCACCGACCCCGCGGACCTGCCCGAATTCGAGCGCTGCGCCGAACTGCAGAATTCCTACGGCGTCCGCAGCCGTCTCGTCGAGCCCGCCGAAGCGCGGCGGTTCTCCCCGTTGATCGAGACCGAAGGCGTCGTCGCGGCGCTGTGGTCGCCGGACGACGCGAAGGCGACTCCGGACTCCGCCGTCCAGGGGTACGCGCGGGCGGCCCGCGGGCATGGCGCGGTGCTCAGGACCGGCGTCGAGGTCGTCGGGATCGAACGCGACGGTGACGAGATCGCCGGTGTCCGGACCTCGGCCGGTTTCGTGCGGACGGACGCGGTGGTCTGCGCGGCGGGCGCGTGGTCGGGCCGGATCGGCGAACTCGCCGGTGTCGACCTCCCGGTGCGGCCGTTCCGGCGGCAGGTCGTGTTCACCGGAGCGGTCGCCGATCTGCCCGAGTCGGTGCCGCTGACCATCGAGATGCCGTCCGCCTTCTACTTCCACCGCGAGGGTCTCGGCCTGGCGATGTCCTTCTGCGACGGTGACGGCGACCCCGGCTTCGACACTCGCTACCAGCCGGGCGAATGGCTGCCGGAACTCGCTGAAATCGCCGCGCGCCGGGTGCCCGCGGTGCTCGACGCGGGGATCCGCGGCGGCTGGGCCGGGCTGTACGAGGTCACCCCCGACCGCAACCAGATCGTGGGGGAGAGCGTCCAGGTGTCGCGGTTCTTCTACGCCACCGGCTTTTCCGGGCACGGGTTCCAGATGGGCCCGGCGGTGGGGGAGCTCGTGCGGGACCTCTACCTGGGGCGGGTCCCGGCCATCGACATCACCGGGCTCGACGTCCGCCGGTTCGCCGGCGACCGGGCTGTGACGAGGGAGCACAACATTGTCTGAGTTCGTCGAAGTCACCACCGAAGCCGAGCTGCGCGAGATCCTGCCGCCGCCGCTGGAACGGACCGCGAACAAGGCGCGCCCGACGCTGCACGAGCTGGACCGCCAGTGGCTCGCGGAGTCGCCGTTCGTGCTGATCGCGACCTCGGCGGCCGACGGCACCTGCGACGTCTCGCCGAAGGGCGACCCGGCCGGGTTCACGCTGGTACTGGACGACACGCGGATCGCCATCCCGGAGCGCCCCGGCAACCGGCGCGCCGACGGGTTCCGCAACGTGCTGTCGAATCCGCACGTCGGGCTGATCTACCTGATTCCCGGTCGCGGTGACACACTGCGGATCAACGGCCGCGCGCGGCTCGTGCGGGAGGCGCCGTTCTTCGACGACATGATCGTGAAGGGCAGCCGGCCGAAGCTCGCGCTGGTCGTCGACATCGACGAGATCTTCCACCACTGCCAGAAGGCGTTCATGCGCTCGAAGCTCTGGTCGCCGGAGAGCTGGGCGCCCGACGTGCTGCCGTCGCGGGCGGCGATCTCCAAAACCTTCGAACGGCCGGAGGATTCCCTGGCCGACCTCGAGGCGTACTACGAACCGAGCAGGTACGCGGCGGGTCTGTACTGAGGCTCGTGAGTGGCAAGGACGGTTCTAACCGTCCTTGCCACTCACGAGGCCCGGCGCGCTGGTTGCTGGATCGTTGAACGATCTGGCACTATCGGCGGGGTGCCTGCACCCACCGGAGCCCAGCATCTCGCCGACGCGCTGACCGCTCTGGGGACCGAAGTCGTCTTCGGTCTCCCCGGGGTGCACAACCTGCCGTTATGGGAGGCGCTGGCCGATACGGACATCCGGCTCGTCGGCGTCCGGCACGAGCAGACGGCGGGGTACGCCGCCGACGGGTACGCCCGCGCCACGGGGAAGCTCGGCGTCGCGCTGGTGACCACGGGCCCCGGCGCGGCGAACACGCTCGCCGCCGTCGGCGAGGCCATGGCGTCGGCCGCGCCGGTGCTGATCATCGCGACCGACATCCCGTCCACGTTGCGGCGGCCGGGCGTGGTCCGCGGCGTGCTGCACGAAACGTCGGACCAGCAGGCGATGTTCGCGCCGGTCACCAAGGCAGGCTTCACCGTCACGAGCGCCGACCAGGTCGCCGCCACCCTCCACCGCGCGGCCCGGCTCGCGCTCCA is from Amycolatopsis lurida and encodes:
- a CDS encoding glutathione S-transferase family protein, giving the protein MTIPTDPQTGEFRRSANHFDARVTADGRDGWPVEAGRYRLVVSRACPWASRGLVVRRLLGLESALSVAVADPIQDEKSWRFTLDPDDRDPVLGIKYLAEAYHAADPHYMGGISVPAIVDIPSKRLVSNDYPRITLDLSTEWTSLHRPGAPDLYPERLRDEIDAVNAGVYADVNAAVYQAGFATRQAAYEDAYTRLFAMLDVLSERLEEQRYLVGDTITEADIRLFTTLVRFDAVYHGHFKCNRNKLTEMPVLWAYARDLFQTPGFGDTVDFDHIKRHYHAVHEQVNPTRIVPLGPDLSGWTTPHHREQLGGRPFGDGTPPGPPPEDERIGDPHGATS
- a CDS encoding pyridoxamine 5'-phosphate oxidase family protein, producing MSEFVEVTTEAELREILPPPLERTANKARPTLHELDRQWLAESPFVLIATSAADGTCDVSPKGDPAGFTLVLDDTRIAIPERPGNRRADGFRNVLSNPHVGLIYLIPGRGDTLRINGRARLVREAPFFDDMIVKGSRPKLALVVDIDEIFHHCQKAFMRSKLWSPESWAPDVLPSRAAISKTFERPEDSLADLEAYYEPSRYAAGLY
- a CDS encoding NAD(P)/FAD-dependent oxidoreductase — translated: MEPLPERTDVVVIGGGIIGVSCAYRLAAAGVSVLLVERDILGAGSTAKAAGGIRSSFTTRVNIEIGLRGLAEYASFAETYGTEIDFRRDGYLYLVTDPADLPEFERCAELQNSYGVRSRLVEPAEARRFSPLIETEGVVAALWSPDDAKATPDSAVQGYARAARGHGAVLRTGVEVVGIERDGDEIAGVRTSAGFVRTDAVVCAAGAWSGRIGELAGVDLPVRPFRRQVVFTGAVADLPESVPLTIEMPSAFYFHREGLGLAMSFCDGDGDPGFDTRYQPGEWLPELAEIAARRVPAVLDAGIRGGWAGLYEVTPDRNQIVGESVQVSRFFYATGFSGHGFQMGPAVGELVRDLYLGRVPAIDITGLDVRRFAGDRAVTREHNIV